Proteins encoded together in one Telopea speciosissima isolate NSW1024214 ecotype Mountain lineage chromosome 6, Tspe_v1, whole genome shotgun sequence window:
- the LOC122665506 gene encoding uncharacterized protein LOC122665506: MKVLKGIEQKVGLNDQFLHSHTHSIGKRETQIGQLAEAFNKRETGQLPSQPIGNPNSAQIGRGKEQVQSVRVLRNGKRVEIHDTPPTYKDFPSNTPQQTTPAKSTPAQVQVESEALRPLIDGNRTITPSLVHSQENTEKQNERLVGEGPQSDKYTPRVPCPDALKTPSSPPYRKQGEKMKEMLDLFQQVHINLPLLDAIKQVLDYAKFLKDLCTQKRKLRNQTPKTIHLIEQVSAVITDLPPKLKDPGAPLISCVIGDLSIDKALLDLGASVNILPGSVFEKLGLGELKSTEVILQLADRSVKRPHGLLEDVLVKVDDLYFPVDFLVLDMESTSAKLPPIILGSPFLAIANACITYRSGTMDISFGNKKLRLNIFNASLGPYREDECFALGMIDEAVSQYTSQILANDPLQLVMSYGAEGFDEEAYTEEVNAMLELKHSSGQPPWTYRYEPLPPLATSPKPSSLESPPQLELKPLPHTLKYAFLGKEETLPAIISSDLTDRQESLLLEVLLAHKATICRSLADLKGINSFVCMHRIYCEEGAKSVQDP, encoded by the coding sequence ATGAAGGTGCTGAAAGGTATTGAGCAGAAAGTGGGACTCAATGACCAATTTTTGCACTCCCACACTCACTCTATCGGCAAGCGGGAGACCCAGATTGGTCAACTTGCTGAAGCCTTCAATAAGAGAGAGACTGGCCAACTACCAAGCCAACCTATTGGAAACCCCAATAGTGCTCAAATAGGGAGGGGTAAGGAACAAGTCCAGTCGGTTAGAGTGTTGAGGAATGGTAAGAGGGTGGAAATACATGACACACCACCAACCTATAAGGACTTCCCTTCTAATACCCCTCAACAGACCACACCAGCAAAGTCAACCCCAGCCCAGGTACAAGTTGAATCAGAGGCACTAAGGCCTCTCATTGATGGGAATAGAACCATTACACCTTCTTTGGTCCATTCCCAGGAAAATACTGAGAAGCAAAATGAGCGACTAGTTGGGGAGGGACCTCAATCGGATAAGTATACACCCCGAGTCCCTTGCCCTGATGCTCTCAAAACTCCATCCTCTCCCCCATATCGGAAGCaaggagagaagatgaaggagatgttGGATTTGTTTCAACAAGTCCACATTAACCTTCCATTATTGGATGCAATCAAGCAGGTTCTAGATTACGCTAAGTTTCTGAAAGACCTATGCACTCAGAAGCGTAAACTGAGGAACCAGACTCCCAAAACCATACACCTCATAGAACAGGTAAGTGCAGTTATCACTGACCTACCCCCCAAGCTGAAGGATCCTGGTGCACCCCTCATCTCTTGTGTCATTGGAGACCTCTCCATTGACAAAGCATTGTTGGATCTGGGAGCTAGTGTGAATATCTTACCTGGCTCGGTTTTTGAGAAGCTTGGATTAGGAGAGTTGAAGTCCACTGAAGTCATACTTCAGTTAGCTGATCGTTCAGTGAAAAGACCTCATGGACTTCTTGAGGATGTTCTTGTGAAGGTAGATGATTTATACTTCCCAGTGGACTTCCTAGTCCTTGATATGGAATCTACCtcagccaagcttccccctatcataCTAGGGAGTCCATTCTTGGCGATCGCCAATGCTTGCATTACCTACAGGTCAGGTACCATGGACATATCGTTTGGGAACAAGAAGCTTCGGctaaacatcttcaatgcatccctaGGACCCTACAGAGAAGACGAGTGCTTTGCTCTGGGTATGATTGATGAAGCTGTATCTCAGTACACTTCCcaaatccttgcaaatgatCCTCTGCAACTTGTGATGTCCTATGGAGCAGAAGGCTTTGATGAAGAGGCCTATACTGAAGAGGTGAACGCCATGTTAGAACTTAAACACTCTTCCGGGCAGCCTCCCTGGACCTATAGATATGAGCCTCTGCCACCCTTGGCTACATCCCCTAAGCCCTCTTCTCTAGAGTCCCCTCCACAACTGGAACTCAAGCCTCTACCCCATACCTTAAAATATGCATTCTTAGGCAAGGAAGAGACTCTGCCGGCTATCATATCCTCTGATCTTACTGATAGGCAAGAGTCCCTCTTATTGGAGGTTTTATTAGCTCACAAAGCCACGATTTGCAGGTCTTTAGCTGATCTGAAGGGTATTAACTCTTTTGTTTGTATGCACCGTATCTACTGTGAAGAAGGAGCTAAATCCGTGCAAGATCCATAG